The DNA segment AGCAAGTGCTTATTGGAGAGGAGCATGGTGATAACCAAGATGGAGACGATGAAATTATTGACAGTATAGAGGGCAGCAATGAATGGACTGTTTGGCGAGACAACTTAGCACATGAAATATACAATGAGTGGATGCATAGCTGAATTAATTAGTTGGTTTATTTCTTGTAtgtgtattttattttgaattattatgaTAGTTTGTTGTGTTGGATTTTGTATTGTATTGAtacattataaaaataatctcaTGATATGCTTATGATATGCTTTTGTGTTGTATTGATACATTATATgtgtattttatttgaattattatgtgtattttatttaaatatattgtaTTGATACATTATAAAGATAATGTCATGATATCCTTAGGATGTtcaattgaattttgattgagttAATATAGATTGTAGGGACAAATAGACAGACATGTTTGGACTGATGAAGAGACAGAGGTATTTGTTGGTTTTATGGAGGAGCTTGTGATTGAAGGAAGAATAGCTGATGTAGGTCAATTTAGGCCCAGATCTTTTGAGAAACTTGCTACAAAAATGAATGAGAGGTTTGCAGGTGGTGGTTTTCAAATAACTCATTGCAAAAATAAGGTTAAGAGGTTGAAAGAGAAATATCAATTTGCTGCTGACATGGCAGCCTGTAGCAGTTGGATGGGATGATGTGAAGCAATGTGTGGTTGTGGACAACAAAGAGATCCTAGCTGCTTATATGAAGGTTGGTTTACAAGTTTGATTTTgttgaattaattttattctacttGATAGTCTGTCCTTCTTTGttgatcttttattttttattttttctagaaACAAGGAGTAAGGTTGTATACTCCAGGAAAGCCTTTTCCCCCTTATACGCgcttagaaaaaatattttgtaaggAAAGAGCAAATGGGGATGCTACTGTATGCGGCAATGACGCTGAAGAAGAAGTGCAAATGAATGGGTATGAAGAAATGGACGAAGAAGATACGGATATCTTTAACTCTAACCATGATTGCAGTGAATCTCTACTCCAACAACcaaattctgtagcttcatCTTCTGGgaagaaacaaggaaagaagCCTTCTTCATTTAAAGCGGCAAAGGATACCAAGATGATAAAGGAGTTAACTGACACGTTGAAATATGTGTTCGATCAACAGGGAAAGCGTTTGGATGCTTTTGCCCAAGCTATGGTAAACACTCGTGAGGAAAAAAAGGCTGGTGATATACTTAGCGAACTTGGATTCACTGATGATGAAGTTATTTCTATTGCACTCAAGTTCTCCACAAATCCTCAACTGGAAAAAATGTTTTGGTCATTGGGAAATAGCCAGAAAGCCGGATTTATTAGAGCTATATTGCATACTTAGAATTAGAGTTAATCTCTTTTAGAGTTATCATTTCATTTTGTGCAGATTTAGGTTCAAACATGCATAATTTTGAATGCAAGATTTTGTTGATGTTAGTGCATAATTAGTTTTAAGTATTGGTTTTATTATGTTATTGCAGAAACTTGTTCAAAATGGGTGCTTAATTAAGTTTagtttttttcttcaatttacaaatgtttcttttgtttatgttCAATTAGAATTTTTAGTCTACTGTGCAGAATATAACTTTATTTATGTTAAGCATGTGCAAAAGTACTCACTAGAAATGATGAAATGACAATAATAAAGTCACATGAGGAGAGTAGCACACAGAAATATCTAGCTCTCTCATGtaccaataaataaaatataaattgctacTATCTTGATCAAATATTAAACAAcagaaaagaaatttaaaaagcaAAAGGGTTTGATATTGGAGTAGTTGTCATCATCAAACTTGAACTGCAACCCTTCCATTTGAAGTAGCTGAGAGTTGAACCGCAGCTTCTGgttttgtgccaaaggcactcTCATCATTGTTCTTGTCTCCCTTGCAGGAGCAGTAGCAAGCATATAATATCAGCTGAACAAGTCTAGACACTGCTATAGTTGTGAAATTTGCTAGTTAGCATTTAGCTTATTCAAACAAGGCATTAACAAACACACCTTCAGTCCACTATACCACATATTTCTACCATAGTTAAAACTTGATGTCTTAGTCAGCATATTAACAAGATTATGGTCCATACATTAGACTGCCTTGGCTAAATATTTTATCAGGTGTAGAAATTATTCAGCAAGAGACAACACTAAAATATCAAGGAAAGCAATAGCCCAAATATACTAATCAATTCAAatgatcaaaattaaatatttcagTGGCATTTTTGTGCATAGAGAAGAACAAGCGATATGtgcaataaaaaaatcatttaaaaactACCTTTACTACAACTGTATGTATAGCACATGCCAGAACCCCTGTCACCAACACAAACATCAGCCTCCAGAACTCTTCCAACAGGTCCAGCAGCAGCACTACAACCAGCACCAAGGGAAAAATGCATTCGATTGCAGAATGCCTTCACAGATTTTATATCatgaagaataaatataaaattcataaGTTCGCCACCAATCTGGGAATACAAGATCAACACACAAATCTAAGCCATGCCAAGATTTTAAATACCTATACTAACTCGATCTTCTAAGGGTAATATTCAGTTAATGCAAAAGAGTTGTGTAAAGATAAagtcacaaaaaatattatgtcaATTAAGATTAAATAGTAAAGGAAAATTAAACACAGATGTATTTTGAAATAGGTCCACATCCATTCCTTCTACTCGTTATCTGGTTTTCACAATTAACTCATAATAGTATGCATAAACATATTGGTGAAATAATACTACACAAGAACTAAACATGCATATATTCACCTTACCTGAGCACCCCATCCTAAACCCAGGGAGAGTACAGCTGATGGCGCAGACCATGATCCATCTGCTCTTCGAACAACAACCAAACCAGTACCAATTTTGTAAGAGAGAAGTGCACCAGCTTTGGCAACAGTTAAGATCGCTAGGCCTTTGGCATTTTTTAGTAGCAAGCATATAATTTCAAAATCCATACCCACTTTACCGTCACGATCAGACCCTTCTTTTTCACCTTCCAACTCTCCTTCACTCTCCTCTTTGTCTTCCTTATCCTCTGATTCATCATTACCATCAGATTCAGACACTTCATTTGCTCTCACTTTATCTTTATCATTCTTATGCACCCTTTTATGTGGTGCCACCCCTTTGTCATGTTCTTAATGTACGGTGGCAAAACTATTACCCTTCTTTTCATCCTCCCCCGACACATCCTTCTCCTTATTCGACACGTCACCAAAATGTTGCTTTTCCTCTGCCTTAGTCTCCTCCTTCTTGTGTGGTAGTTGTGTTTGTGTTTGAACCCCTttagaagaagtagaagaggaggaagaaggtTCTATAATGTCTTCAAAGCTTTTCCTTTGTGTGGTAATAGACGAAGACGAATTCGAGAACACCCCCGACACAAAGATGAAGCACAAACCCAACATTGTCACAGCTGTCATCTTCACCCATAACCCATATGGGCGTTTCACTTTCCTAACCAACTTTGCAATGGCCATACATCACTCACTCTAAATTCACCACGATCCCAAAATCCACGAGAATTCAACTAATCTTGCACGAATGGAATTGAATCAGACCGAGTCAAGCCATTATATCTAAAATCACAAATCCACATCCACTACACTCTAGCTAATCTAATTGGGgcaaaattagctaacaatgaAATAAATTTCTCAGTTCTCACACACTCTTAATCTAAAAATCTGAAGTTTAGCGCAAGCTAGCTTTATTCATCTACATCTAAGTAAAAGATTAAGAAAATGTTGAGAACAAACATAGCATTATTCACTTACAACCTAATAGGCACCAAGCTAGATTTATCATATATGAATCTAATAGGCACTTTATAGtgaaatttttaatgaaattctCAAATCTGAGAAGGCACCGTACCTGATGAAAGTGAGGATAGTTAAGGTGTTACTGTTGATAGGAAAAATGTCAGTTTCAAAGTGactcaagaagaaaagaatagaaataaatgagattttggcaaaaatagaaaatgggtgtttgagttattggaggtggaaatcaagaagaaattaaaaagatgattttttttcttccttttttcgtGCTATTATCAGTTTGAGATTCGATTGAGGAATGAAGAGAAGTACAGAAACAACTACTGTTTATTTCCTGAGAGATCAAGCACAGAAAGTTCATTTCCTGAGAGATCAAGCATAGATAAATTAGACAACATTCCCAAACTTGAAGGCATTCTACCAGTTAAGCTATTCCCAGAAAGTAACACAGACTTCAACAAAATCAAACCACCAATTGACTCAGGAATAGAGCCAGTTATTGAGCAAGAACTTAAATCAAGCACCTGGAGTGCACCAAGGTAGTTGTTATTGCTTTTGTCACCAAACCACTCAGAAATAGAACCATTAAGCACAAAACCTGAAGCATTGAAAGAAGCTAAACGGGTAAAATTGGCAAGTGCATCAACTGAGAAACTTGGGTGAAGACTAGCTTTATGTGTTCTTCTGAAACCGGAAATGTTGATTCCGATAACTGAACCCTTTTGGCAATGAATCCCGGTCCAGTTCTGGCATGGTTCGGTTTTTCTTGGCCAGTTTTTTGCTCTTATAGCCAATGAAGATCGAAGTTGAAGCAACAAAAACCATTCGGTTCTTGAACTCGAGAGGGTTAGGGAGGGCAAAGATTAGAGATACATGGAAGGAGGAGAGGGATgtctattttagtcattttaccTAATAATTTAGTCTTGTCCAtgtatatccaaacataatactaGACATTACATTAGTGTCTTGTCCATCatatccaaacacaatacacaaacaataatttttaatgttcTGTTCTGTTATGACTTTGTCTCAGTGTCATGTTCTGTTCTGTCTCTgaaaacaaacgcagccttaaTGACGCCGGTTTCCAACACTTGAATTTTGCTACGGATGGATCCAAGCTATAACCAGTTCACCAAACTTTTGCCAAGTGCTCCACAATCAACCAAAGCGACCAAATTTACACCAATAAAAGTAGAATTAATTTGACAATTTAGAGCcctaaaatcatatttttaataattaaacataattaaGAGAGAATTCACAAAAGCATACTATTTCAATGACTTAGTACAAGTTTATGTGATAAAATTCACtcatttaaagtaaaaaattatcatcaaatatggattcatcaaatAGACAAATAGAGAGAATAGATAAAGCAATTAGATCAAATAGCATATAGATACAATTACTCAATAAGGCAAACCAAATACAAGATGCACACCCAATCAATACACATAAATgcaaatgatgcatgtctgCTCTATGGCCTATGAGCACATCTGTCGGTAATACAGCCAAACCTGACATGTTCGGTAGCAAATCCTGGACAGTCCCTCGGTGCATGTATCCCAAAGAGGTATTCACTTCTCTTGGGAGATTTATCCAGAAAGGTCTAAGTGTCCGGTCACATCTTATAACGGAGGGTCAAAAAAGTCTCAAATCTCAATCCGGAGCAAGTGGGGCGAACCACTGCATCTACCATGGGAGTTTCAATCTCAACTTGGAGCAAGTGGGGTgaaccactgcatctacccaaaGAGTTCTAATCTCAACTCGGAACAAGTGGGATGAACCACAACCTTTACATCTACCCAGAAAATTTTAATCTCAATCCAGAGCAAGTGGGATGAACCACTGTATCTACCCAAGGAGGTATCATATCAATCAAACTACTTTCCATCATCCAATCACATCAACCCATCCCTTCAATCACTTCCAACTCATTTCGACTCAATAATTTCCTTCCCAATGCTTTCTACCCTCTAATCTACCATCTCTGTACTCAATATAGGGGTTACAAAAGTTTACAAACTTTCCAAGAAAGTCAAACAGGTAAAAACAAAGATTATGTAAGAAAATAGGACTTATGCGTACGCATCAcccttgtgcgtatgcacaaatCAGAAGTACATCGcag comes from the Arachis duranensis cultivar V14167 chromosome 7, aradu.V14167.gnm2.J7QH, whole genome shotgun sequence genome and includes:
- the LOC107458372 gene encoding probable LRR receptor-like serine/threonine-protein kinase At2g16250 is translated as MVFVASTSIFIGYKSKKLAKKNRTMPELDRDSLPKGFSFVLNGSISEWFGDKSNNNYLGALQVLDLSSCSITGSIPESIGGLILLKSVLLSGNSLTGRMPSSLGMLSNLSMLDLSGNELSVLDLSGNKQ